The following is a genomic window from Desulfurobacteriaceae bacterium.
AGTTCTTGTTGAAGGAATAGGTAGGTATAAACTTGTTGGAAAAACTTTAGATGACGCTGTAGGAGAAGCTTACGACAAAGTTGCCAAAATGCTTAACCTTGGATATCCTGGGGGTCCAGTAATAGACAAAATCTATAAAAGTTATTCTGGAGAATACCTTGAACTCCCCAAACCTAAAGTTCCAGATTTTAACTTTAGCTTTAGTGGTCTAAAAACTGCCGTAAGAAGATTAGTTGAAAAAGGTTTTCCAAAAGACCAGATAGCTGCTTCTTTTCAAAAAACGGCAGTAGAGTACTTAGTTGGAAAGGTCAGGAAAGCAATCAAAGAGTTCAAAGTAGATAAACTTGCCGTTGCAGGAGGAGTATCTGCAAATTCTTTCCTTAGAGAACTTTTAAGAGAAATGGAAGTAGATGAAAGGATAAAGGTCTTCCTGCCAGAACTTCAGTTTACCTCTGATAACGGTGCAATGGTGGCTTACATAGGCTATAGAAGATTTTTACTTTTTGGAGAAGATCCACTAAACATAAATGCTCTTGCAAGAAGCTCTCTTTAGAATGGAAAACCGAACGATATGTGAAACCTTCCCGGTCCTTGTCCTTCGACTCTTTTAAGTTTATATCCGTAATCAAAACGCAAAGGACCAACGGGAGTAATGTATCTAAATCCTATTCCAACAGAAGAATACCACTCTGAAAACCTCAAGTTAAATTCTTTCGGTTCTTCGAAAACATTTCCAGTATCATAAAAAAGTGCAAGTTGAAGGCTTTTCTTTAAATTGTATCTAAGTTCAAAACTAAAGAAGCCAAAACAATTTCCTCCTATGAAGTTTCCATTTTCATCTTGAGGAGAAACTGTTCCGTATTTGTAACCTCTAATGCTTTCAGCTCCCCCAAGGTAGAACCTATCCTGAATGGGAATAGGACTATCCGCTATAGGATCTATTACTCCGCCAGCAACTCTAAAAGCAAAAACCAATTTTTCCCTTAAAGGCATTAGAAAAAGACTTTTTGATTCTACCAAGTAGTAATCTGTATCTCCTCCCAAAAAACCTCCTGAAACAGCAAGCTTTAAGTAGACCATATAACCTTTAGAAGGATTAGATTTACTGTTTCTCTTATCATAAGTCTGAGAAACGTACATCGATCTTTTAATAAAAGAGTTTTGGGTATTTATAGAAGTATCAAACACTTTCTCATTTCCTACTTCAAAACCTAAGGCCTGAAAAAGTTTTTTTCCCCGTTGGCGGTTTATAGAGAAGTTATGAATTATCCTATCTACCGTAAAACTTTCAAAAAGCTGTTCTTTTCTGATTATAGTGTAAGAAACAGAATAGTCCTTAGTAGGAAAAGCCACCTTTGTTATCCTGAAAACAGCATCGTAACCTTCTTTCTGCCTATAGTTTCCCAAAAGTGTATATCTCATACCCCAACCTAAAGGGGAAGTACTTGAAATAAAACCGTTGGTAGTAAATCCCGTATCTGTTCCAAAACCGACAAAACCTTTAACCCTAAGTTTAGAGGCTTCTTCTAGGCGGATTATTTCGTTAATACAGCCATCTGTTTTGAAGCTTTCAACGTTTACCCTTGAAAAAAGCTGGGTACGGGAAAGTATGGAGTATTGCTTTACTACATCTTCTCTACTATACAATTTCGATGGTTTAATAACTATTAATTTTCTAACAAGACTTAGTTTTGTTCTCTTAAGACCTACAACTATTACATAGCAAAATTTGTACTGAATTCCCGGTGTTACATATATGTAAAGGTAAACATTAGCAATTTCTTGCGCTTCGCTGATTTTTTCTTTTATTTTGACAGTAGCGTCAATATACCCCTTCTTAAGGTAATAGCGCAAAATCTTTTCCTTCAACTCTTTTACAAATTCTTTTGAATAGGGAATAGGTAGCTTTTGTTCCAAAAAAGAAATCCTAGCTCCTATTATCGAAAAACCAGTTATTTTATACTTCTTTCCTTTGAAGACTTTAAGAACTAGAGTACTTCCATCTAAATAGTAACTAACTTTTACATCCCTAAAACCTTCCCGTTCGAAAATTTTCTTTAACTTAACTTTGACCTTTTCAACTTTCTTCAAGGAAAAGACGCCTTTAGCCGAATTTAAAAAGCTAATGTCTTTACCCTTTAAGGTCGGACTTACTGCAACTTTTCTAATTACTACTTTTTTTCCCTCTCTTATAAGGAAGGTCAAAATGGATATATTCTGTTCTTCTGTAAATTCAAAGGAAACTTTTACAAAAGGAAATCCGTTATTCTTGTAAAAAATTTCGATATTTTTTTTAGACCTCTCTATCTCAAATTCATCTAAAGATTTAGAAGAAGCAAAAGTTAGTAATTTTCTTAACTTCTTTTGAGAAAAAGATTTATTTCCTTTAAATTTTACGACGTAAAGTTTCCCTAAATCTATACTTACAACTAAGGTTGTAGAAGGAGTTTTGTCGTTTATCTTGTAGTCAATAGAAACGTTGTAGTATCCTTGCTTCAGAAAATAATCTTCCAGTTCCTCTATCTTTTCCTTAATCTCGCTTGTATTGACAGCTTTTCCTACAAGTTCTCTAAAAGTTTTTTCTACCTTAGACTTAAATTTGGTGGACACTTTAATCTTAATAGTTTGTATGAAAAATAGAGGGCCGGGTATAACCCTGAACTTTACTGCATAGCCGTCAGGTCTCTTTAGAATAGATACCTTAACTTTGGCTTTCCTGTACCCAACAGAATGAAGTCTTAAAAGGATAAGCTTTCTCACGTTTTCGACTAAGGTTTCATCAAACTTTTTCTTTACCAAAATTAACCGTAAAGCTTCCAAGGAACTTTCTACATCATCAGGGATTCCTTCAAAGGCAACATCCTGAATTATTTCAGAACCTTCAATAAGAATTTTGTCCTTTTGTAAAGAAACCTTGTATCCAAGATACCTTAATACTTCGTAAGCAACTTTTTGACAATTCGTAAACTTACAAACTTTATCGGTTTCTTCTCTTATTTGTCT
Proteins encoded in this region:
- the tsaD gene encoding tRNA (adenosine(37)-N6)-threonylcarbamoyltransferase complex transferase subunit TsaD codes for the protein MIVLGIDTSCDDTSIAVYDAKNNKVLSNIVSSQYQFHQEFGGVVPEIAARKHAENIDVVFLEALKVAKVSKDDIELVAATRTPGLLPALLVGLTFGKGIAFFKGIPFKGVHHIEAHIFSPFIGGEPEYPFLSLVVSGGHTLIVLVEGIGRYKLVGKTLDDAVGEAYDKVAKMLNLGYPGGPVIDKIYKSYSGEYLELPKPKVPDFNFSFSGLKTAVRRLVEKGFPKDQIAASFQKTAVEYLVGKVRKAIKEFKVDKLAVAGGVSANSFLRELLREMEVDERIKVFLPELQFTSDNGAMVAYIGYRRFLLFGEDPLNINALARSSL
- a CDS encoding BamA/TamA family outer membrane protein gives rise to the protein MKFKVCGLKESANMLDVSELKPDYIGLIFWSKSKRFVKDSTPELPNEIKKTGVFVDENVLRQIREETDKVCKFTNCQKVAYEVLRYLGYKVSLQKDKILIEGSEIIQDVAFEGIPDDVESSLEALRLILVKKKFDETLVENVRKLILLRLHSVGYRKAKVKVSILKRPDGYAVKFRVIPGPLFFIQTIKIKVSTKFKSKVEKTFRELVGKAVNTSEIKEKIEELEDYFLKQGYYNVSIDYKINDKTPSTTLVVSIDLGKLYVVKFKGNKSFSQKKLRKLLTFASSKSLDEFEIERSKKNIEIFYKNNGFPFVKVSFEFTEEQNISILTFLIREGKKVVIRKVAVSPTLKGKDISFLNSAKGVFSLKKVEKVKVKLKKIFEREGFRDVKVSYYLDGSTLVLKVFKGKKYKITGFSIIGARISFLEQKLPIPYSKEFVKELKEKILRYYLKKGYIDATVKIKEKISEAQEIANVYLYIYVTPGIQYKFCYVIVVGLKRTKLSLVRKLIVIKPSKLYSREDVVKQYSILSRTQLFSRVNVESFKTDGCINEIIRLEEASKLRVKGFVGFGTDTGFTTNGFISSTSPLGWGMRYTLLGNYRQKEGYDAVFRITKVAFPTKDYSVSYTIIRKEQLFESFTVDRIIHNFSINRQRGKKLFQALGFEVGNEKVFDTSINTQNSFIKRSMYVSQTYDKRNSKSNPSKGYMVYLKLAVSGGFLGGDTDYYLVESKSLFLMPLREKLVFAFRVAGGVIDPIADSPIPIQDRFYLGGAESIRGYKYGTVSPQDENGNFIGGNCFGFFSFELRYNLKKSLQLALFYDTGNVFEEPKEFNLRFSEWYSSVGIGFRYITPVGPLRFDYGYKLKRVEGQGPGRFHISFGFPF